One Brachybacterium kimchii genomic window carries:
- a CDS encoding nuclear transport factor 2 family protein, with translation MNTIDQTIALWADAERGCDARTTETLLTEDFQGIGPVGFQLSRDAWIGRLSSGDLRYDELSLNEVTIREHGDCALVIARLDVRGEARGHPLPTTRTTFSVVSVGGDWRIAGIQHSFIAGAPGSPVPGPR, from the coding sequence ATCGCCCTGTGGGCCGACGCCGAGCGCGGCTGCGATGCCCGCACCACCGAGACCCTGCTGACGGAGGACTTCCAGGGCATCGGCCCCGTCGGATTCCAGCTCTCCCGTGACGCCTGGATCGGCCGTCTCAGCAGCGGCGACCTCCGCTACGACGAGCTGTCGCTGAACGAGGTGACCATCCGCGAGCACGGCGACTGCGCCCTCGTGATCGCTCGGCTCGATGTCCGCGGAGAAGCACGGGGCCATCCCCTTCCCACGACGCGCACCACGTTCAGCGTGGTGAGCGTCGGCGGCGACTGGCGCATCGCGGGCATCCAGCACAGCTTCATCGCGGGAGCGCCCGGGTCGCCGGTCCCCGGGCCGCGCTGA